The window CCAGGCCCCCCGTTTTCGCGAAGGGGGCGATCTCGGAAGAGGCCACGAGGACCTTCATCGGGTCAACGTCCTACTCCGGAAGCTCGCGGAGATACTTGGCGGACTCCTCGGGAGGGGTCGGGTTGATGTAGAACCCGGACCCCCACTCGAACCCCGCCACCTTCGTCAGCTTCGGCATGATCTCGATGTGCCAGTGGAAAAAGTCCGCCGCTCTCTCCTGGAACGGAGCGCTGTGGACGATGAAGTTGAAGGGCGGGTTTTCGAGGGCGAGGTTCAGGCGCCGCAAGGTCCGCCGGAAGACGGCGGCAAGCGCTTTCGCCTGGTCCCCCTCGATCATCTCGTAGGCGCACTGGTGGCGCTTCGGAACGATCCAGGTCTCGAACGGGAAACGGGGGGCGTACGGCGAGAAGGCGAGGAATTCCCCGGTCTCCTCGACGATGCGGACCTTCTGGTCCATCTCCTGGACGACGATGTCGCAGAAGAGGCACCGGTCGCGGAAGCGGTAATACTCCCGGCAGCCGTTCATTTCCTCCATCACCCGCTTCGGGATGACGGGAAGGGCGATCAGCTGGGAGTGGCTGTGGGTAAGGGACGCCCCGGCGGCGGCCCCGTGGTTCTTGAAGATGAGAACCGACTTGAACCGGTGGTCTTTCGACAGGTCGAGGAGGCGGTCCCGGTACGCCCAGAGGACGTCCTGGAACCGATTCTCGGGCAGGTCGAACAGGTCGACGTCGTGCCGTTCCGACTCGATGACGACTTCGTGGGCGCCGATGCCGTGCATCCGGTCGTAGATCCCGTCGGCCGCCTTTCCCAGCTCCCCCTCGATCCGAAGCGCTGGAAACTTGTTGGGAACGACGCGCAAGGTCCAGTTCGGGTCGTTGGGCTGCCCGCCCTGCCGGTACCCGAGGATTTCGGGCGGGGTCATCCGCTCGCTCCCCGGACAGAGAGGGCACAATCCCTCGCGCCGCGGGGCGGGCTCCGTGGGAAATTCGTGGGGGCGCTTGGCCCGCTCGGTGGAGATGATGACCCACCGGCCGACGACCGGGTCTTTCCGAAGTTCCGTCATGCTGCCTCCGATGGGGGATGGAAGTCGGGGGGCCTCCGGCGTGACGCCTACTTGACCTCTTCCTCCTCGGCGACGGTCTTGCAATCGATGCACAGGGAGGTGACCGGTCTGGCGATCAGCCGTTTCTCCTCGATCTCCCCGCCGCACCCGTCGCAGATTCCGAACGTCCCGCTATCGATCCGTTTCATGGCATCCTTGATCTTCGCCACGAGTTTTCGGTCCCGGTCCCGAAGGCGGAGAGTGAAGTTCCGATTCGACTCGAGCGAGGCCCGGTCGGTCGGGTCGGGGAAGTTCTCCTCCTCGACGTTGGTCATGTCGACGACCGTTCGCTCCGCTCCCGCCAACAGCTCGTCCAGTTGACTCTGGAGTTCGGCCCGGCATTTTTCGATGACGTCGTGGTCCATCGTTCCAGCCCCCGGGGAACAGCCCTCGTCCAAATACGTTATCCCGTTTCCCCGGGGGTGTAAAGGCGGCGGGGATCGCCCGCGGAGTTGGCGCTTCTCCGCAGGCGGGGTCCCCACTCGCATCCGACCCCGTGCTTCAATCCATCCATCCGCCTGCATTCGAGCGTCGCTGCATCCGCTCCTGCTGCATTGCGATCCTTGCGCCGTACCTGCCCAGTACGCCTCAGTCGCGCGCCTTGCCGGCGCGGCGCATCGACGCTCTCGGTGCTACGCCGTATGGATGAACTGAAACACTCGCCCCCCGTCTCCACCCAGCGAACCCGTCACGGGTATCCCCTGCGTTGTGCCCCTCATCTTCAACTGGGGGTACCCCAGGGAACGCATTTCGTACGGGAGTGGGGTGCGCTTTGTTCTGCGGGCGCGCCTCAGATGGTCACCTCCACGCCGAGGAGGAAGTTGATCCCCGGCGAGGGGAACCCTTTCCGCTCCTCGTAGTCGCGGTTCAGCAGGTTCTGGACCTTCAACGTCAGGGCGAGCTTGCGGACGTCCGCCCCGACAGGCTCCCAGGCGTATCGCGCGTAAGCGTTCACGACCGCGTTCCCGGGCCGACGTCCGGGGAGAAAGTCCTTGGGCCCGAACTCGAACTGGTCGCTCTCGAGCCGCCAGTCGATCCGGGCCCGCAGACGTGGAGAGGGCGAGAGCAGCAAGGATGCCGTCCCACGTTGTTGCGGGATTCCAAGGATCCTTTTCGTTATGGCCGCAATCGCCGGAGAGGCATCCCTTGTTCCGGTATCGGTATACGTGTAGGACACCTCCGCCCCCACCGCCGCGTGAAACCACCAGGTCGCCTGCGCTTCCACGCCACGGGAGAAGGCGCCGCCCACGTTCTGAAGCTGCCCGAAAGGATGTCCGGTGGTCGGCGGTCCCTGCTGGATCAACTCACGGAAATCCTGATAGAAATACGTCGCCGAGACGACCGCCCGCGTCCCCTTCGGACGGAAGTCGGCTCCCGCCTCGTAGGAGATCACCGTCTCGGGGGACAGGTCGGGGTTCCCGCTCGTGGGGTCGAATTTCTCCACGATCGTGGGGACCCGGAATCCCCTGCCGTAGGCGGACCGCAGCGTGACGTCGATCCGGTCGAACTGGTGGAAGACCGCAACCTTGGGATTGACCTTCGTCCCCGCCTCGGAGTTGTCGTCCAGTCTCGCCCCAAGGCTGACGCCGGTCCGCTTATGGAACCGGAGTTCCTCCTGCAGGAAATACGACCGGTTGTACGTGGACGCCGTAACGTCGGTCACGAAATCCGGGAACGGGGGAGACCGGAAGACGGCATCGTTCTGCGCCCGATCCTTGACGAACTGGAATCCCAGGAACGTCGTGGACACGGGGCTCGCCGAGAGGCTCCCCTCGACGCGAACGAGGGTCTTGCGGGTCTTCACCTGGAAATCCGAGGAACCGAAGAGGGACGGGTCGGGCGGCTCCGAGACATGGAGATCCTCCTCGAACTCGGCGCCGGAAGCGGAGAGATGGACCGACCTCGAAACGGCCGTCTCCCACCGGAGGCCACCGAGA is drawn from Candidatus Deferrimicrobium sp. and contains these coding sequences:
- the galT gene encoding galactose-1-phosphate uridylyltransferase, coding for MTELRKDPVVGRWVIISTERAKRPHEFPTEPAPRREGLCPLCPGSERMTPPEILGYRQGGQPNDPNWTLRVVPNKFPALRIEGELGKAADGIYDRMHGIGAHEVVIESERHDVDLFDLPENRFQDVLWAYRDRLLDLSKDHRFKSVLIFKNHGAAAGASLTHSHSQLIALPVIPKRVMEEMNGCREYYRFRDRCLFCDIVVQEMDQKVRIVEETGEFLAFSPYAPRFPFETWIVPKRHQCAYEMIEGDQAKALAAVFRRTLRRLNLALENPPFNFIVHSAPFQERAADFFHWHIEIMPKLTKVAGFEWGSGFYINPTPPEESAKYLRELPE
- the dksA gene encoding RNA polymerase-binding protein DksA is translated as MDHDVIEKCRAELQSQLDELLAGAERTVVDMTNVEEENFPDPTDRASLESNRNFTLRLRDRDRKLVAKIKDAMKRIDSGTFGICDGCGGEIEEKRLIARPVTSLCIDCKTVAEEEEVK
- a CDS encoding TonB-dependent receptor, with amino-acid sequence MQGFNRVRPRERENAPRGFLSMGRVGVLIAVSWLTGSVGAMAQEPVLTEPVVVTATRIEEKVSEQASSVSVVTREDMEQLSPSLAGDVLQRIPGVDVQRTGSLGGLENIKIRGGKSTHTLVMIDGFPVNSPSSGEFDISALPVDGFERVEVVRGAQSALYGSNAMSGVVNFLPRKGEEGRKYGAGLSGGSFSTLQWSGFGEGAGKGRNFHLGVSGLKSNGILPNDDTDLLSFVGSGEAAVGERNRVYLVALSTDEERGIPIDDRGPDPVARRKRRNFLGGLRWETAVSRSVHLSASGAEFEEDLHVSEPPDPSLFGSSDFQVKTRKTLVRVEGSLSASPVSTTFLGFQFVKDRAQNDAVFRSPPFPDFVTDVTASTYNRSYFLQEELRFHKRTGVSLGARLDDNSEAGTKVNPKVAVFHQFDRIDVTLRSAYGRGFRVPTIVEKFDPTSGNPDLSPETVISYEAGADFRPKGTRAVVSATYFYQDFRELIQQGPPTTGHPFGQLQNVGGAFSRGVEAQATWWFHAAVGAEVSYTYTDTGTRDASPAIAAITKRILGIPQQRGTASLLLSPSPRLRARIDWRLESDQFEFGPKDFLPGRRPGNAVVNAYARYAWEPVGADVRKLALTLKVQNLLNRDYEERKGFPSPGINFLLGVEVTI